In the genome of Drosophila pseudoobscura strain MV-25-SWS-2005 chromosome 3, UCI_Dpse_MV25, whole genome shotgun sequence, one region contains:
- the Gadd45 gene encoding growth arrest and DNA damage-inducible protein GADD45 alpha translates to MVVEENCTMHHLEMELDMDLPMECAPIGRTVKSALLRAQDESRVIVGLSAAINVLSKSPDGSLFCLMAVPKDGDSATHMHEVLLEAFCYENDIYVIKVDDATKLSRILGQETVESCCLVQKTWTADQDEERLNKAENQLVDYCEAHWDAPKQPTVQLPAV, encoded by the coding sequence ATGGTCGTTGAGGAGAACTGCACAATGCACCACCTGGAAATGGAGCTGGACATGGATCTGCCCATGGAGTGTGCCCCCATTGGGCGCACCGTTAAATCGGCCCTTCTCAGGGCCCAGGACGAGTCTCGTGTGATCGTGGGACTGTCGGCCGCCATCAATGTGCTGTCCAAGTCGCCGGATGGTTCGCTCTTCTGCCTAATGGCAGTGCCCAAGGACGGAGACTCCGCCACCCACATGCACGAGGTGCTGTTGGAGGCCTTCTGCTACGAGAACGACATCTACGTCATTAAGGTGGACGACGCCACCAAGCTGAGCCGCATCCTGGGCCAGGAGACAGTCGAGTCGTGCTGCCTGGTGCAGAAGACCTGGACGGCCGACCAGGACGAGGAGCGCCTCAACAAGGCGGAGAACCAACTTGTTGATTACTGCGAGGCCCATTGGGATGCCCCCAAGCAGCCCACTGTGCAGCTGCCGGCCGTGTAG